GAGGCTGACCTGGCCAAGGGCCCCAAATGCACAGGGCTGCTGCGCGGGGGTGAGCCTGGAGTCCACCAGCCCGCCCAGGGGCGGCTCCTTCCCGGGAGTGCGGTTGTAGTAGCTGTGTTCTATCTCATCCTCGTCCCCCCAGGCCGAATCCTCCGGCCCGGTCAGCCTGCGGACACAGAGCCAGCCAggggagcacaggccccagcACGGGACGGGGAAGGGGCTGGCTCCCAACAGGGTGCCGAGGACTCCAGGCCCAGGGACCCTGACCGCCCCCCATCAGCTGAGCGGTGGCACCGGGAACTGTTGCTGATGGAGGGTCTGGGTGCCCCTTTCTGTCCATCAGAGGGGATTCTGCACGAGCCTCAGCACTTTGGCTGAACCAAGCAGGGCCTCAGAAAAGCTGGTCTCCGCCCCCTTTGCCCACGCCAGGCTTGCACCCAGAACCCGGAAGCCACGGCTTAGGGTGGCGACACCCCTCAGCATTGAAAACGCCCTCGCCCTGTGGCCCTGGATGGCGCCTTTGAAATTTATGCCATGGAGACTCATCCAGGCAAGTGTGGTTCCTAAGAGCAAAAGACGGGAAGCCGCTGACTGCCGCTCAGTCAGGGAGGGACAGCAGGTCGCAGTGGGGGGCCCAGAGGAGGGCCCTGCAGCCcggggaggagaggggctgagGCCGCCACAGCGTGCGTGTGCGAGGGGCGTGCAAGCCCGTGCGAGGGCCACAGCTGCGCACGCCGGCCCCTCACCGGTGCATATCGGACTTCTaacaaattcatttattcactacTTATTCTAGCCAATTCCTGTCTGTCCAGATATTTAAATAGCCGACCGCAGGCCACTGCCTGTCTCTGCCAGCCCAGGAGCCGCGGACGGTTTCTACACTTTTACGCCGCAGAACTGTTAAATGGCTAAGAAAACATCCGAAGAACACCATCTGATGACGTGTGAAAGTCAGACGGAATTCAGAGTTTGGGGTGTCCATGAATAAAGTTCTGCTGGCACACAGCCCACCGCCAATTGCTCACACATCCTCCTTGGCTGCCTTCCGCCACAATGGCTGAGACAGCAGGGCGTGCAGTCCGGCCCTTTGCAGAAGCGCCAGCCACCCCCGTGCAGACTCATGACGACAGTGTGACGGCCACCCCCCGCCAACCAGTTCCCTGAGCCCTCACCTCAGCCGGGAGTCGGGATGTTTTTATCCCAGCTTTACAGATGCGGAAATGGGGTCCCGGTGGTCGAGCCGTGGGCCACgaggggcacagagcagggaggggacaAGGACCCAAGcccggggaggaggggcagggccggCAGAGGTGCGGGGGGACGGGGCGGGCAGGCCGGTACCTTCCCGGGGGGACGACAACCCTGGGGGGGCTGTGCAGGTACTGTTTGAAGCGCAGCTCGAAGGCTTGGCCCACGGTGCTGATGACGCTCTGGGCGAGGCCCTCGCAGCACTCCAGGATGTGGCAGGCTGGGGGGCGTGGCACAGCATCAGCGGGGCCTAGGCCGGCTGACGCGCTCCAGCCCAagggcccctcccgcccccaccgGGCCTCACCTCTCTGGTTGATGGGGTCCTTGGCCACGTAGGCCACATAATCCACCATGTCCTGGGGAGAGAGGGCAGCGGGCGGAGGAGTCCCAGCAACGCGGGGGGTGGGACCGATGGGCACAGGCAGGGGGTCTCGGGGCTGGGGGGACAGAGGGGCCGAGAGTCCACCCCCAGTCCCGGCCTTACCGTGTCACCACCCGACGCAAAGGAGATGGACTGCATGTGGTGGCTGGCGATGATCTGGCCGAAGAGAGACCACCAGTCACGGGGCTGCCGCTTCAGGGTCGGGGGAGGAAACAGGGGCTCGGGCCGGTCACTAGACCAAGGCCACAGGGGGGCCGGAAGGACAGGGGTGAGGGGATGAGCCATCCCCTCGACAGTACGCCAGGATGACCGAGAGCCCCACTGGACGGGCAGCCCCGCAGCCAGGGCAGGACGCAGAGACCCACGGCCACGCAGCCGCACGGGAGGACAAACCCGCCCCGCGCTGGTGGGCATTCTCACACGTGCGCACGTGGGCGCCAGGCTCAGACACGTCACTACACCCccgacacagacacacagacacacgtgcTAAAATCCACACGCGACCCGGTGCGCAGTTCACACCAACACCTGCACTTCACCCAAGGGCCCGCGCCCGGCATGCCTCCAGGCTTCACCGAGGTGAGTCCACAGACCCCGCCCTGGGCGGGGCTGGCGGGGCTGgcggaggctggggggaggggcgggcggcGCTCACCTGGTGCGTGGCGGGAACGGAGAGGTTGAGGCCGTCGATGGAGATGCTGACGGCGATGCTCATGCCGGCGAAGCGCAGGTTGCTCTTGCCCAAGATGGAGGCCAGTGCCTTGTTGGGGGCCTGCGGGGGGGCACAGGGCACCAGGAAGGCGGGCCCGCGGTGGGGCTCCAGCTGGGGCAGGCCCCGGGATGGCCATGAGCCCCCCACTCGCTCCCCCCCGGAGGCCATGGGCCCCTCACCCACCTTCTTCTTCCAGGAGCCCCGGATGCCAGGCACGGCCTCCTGGAGCCGGTTGATGGCTTCCCTGTGTgggcggaggagggagggggcttaGAGAGCTTGGAGTGGAgggagcagaggctcagaggaggcggggcggggcggtCAGAGGGAGATGGGCTGAGGAAGGGGTGCAGTGGATCCTGAGTGGGGAGGGGCTCAGACGAGGGAGGAATGCTAGGGCACCTGGAAGCCTGGACCAGGGGCTCCGGGCTCCCAGCCACCCACCCCGTGTGCCCCGCAGGTGCCCCTGCCCTCAGCTCTCCCCCTCCAGCTCTTTCTTTCTCAGTGACCAGCGGACCTCTGAGCCACAGCCCACTTGACAGATTTGGGGGTCAGATTTGGGGTTGCTGACACAGCCCTTCAGCCTGAACCCCAAGTTCTGTGTGGCCACAGGCTGGCCAAGATTCCCATCTGTGGCATAAGGGGATGACCTCTGCTCTGGGCCCCCAGAGGCAGTGGCAGAGCCAACCCTCCCAAACAGAACGGGAGAGACTTCCATGAAACGGCTCATCCCTGCGGAGGGGCTGGAACTCTTACAAGGTCCTGAGGGTCAGATGGACACACAGAAGGCTCTCAACGATGTCGGTGCCGTGAGGGGAACCAAGCCCTCACCCCGCAGGTGGGAAGGCAAAATGGAGCAGTAGCTCCTCAAAATGTGAAGCAATCCCCCCCAGGCGCACACCCTGGAGAACTGAAAACACACGTCTGCACAAAGCCTGCCCGTGGGCAGCCACAGCAGCTCAACTCACAACAGCCCGAAAGGTAGAAAGCACCCGCACGGCCATCAGCTGAAGATGCATGAACACAACGTGGTCCCTCCACACACGGGACCGTCACTCAACCCTGAAAAGGGGGGAATCCCTGACACTCGCTGCAACGTGGACggaccctgagaacacgatgctcagtgagagaagccagacacagaaggacacacagggtgtgattCCACTGATGGCAAACGTCCGGAACGGGCcgatccacagacacagagagcgGGTtcctggttgccaggggctggggagggggtggggtgactGCTAATGGGGATGGGGCTTCCTTTCAgggtgatggaatgttctggaattagatcgtggtgatggctgcataacttggaaaacagcaaaatacatCGAATTGTACACTTTGGGTGAATAGAGTTTTTTGATGTCTCTGGTGAATGCACTAAGTCAGTTTTCAACATGCAAAACAATGTGGGCCCCTCCTTCCTCAGCCCTGGTTGTACCCCTGACTCTACATGACTCAGGTCCAGGCAGCTCAGAGCATCATACCACCACCATGCCTTCtctgcaccaaaaaaaaaagccggGACGGTGGACATGCCCTGGTCGCCTTGGACAGGCTCCCAGCCCCTTGCGGCCCTGCCCTGAGTCTCAACCGGGAGCCAGCAGCACCGCCCCCCGGGTGCCAGGACATGCTGGGGCGTCCTCAGCACCCCTCGTGGGACCCACACGCTCTCTGAGGGATGCGCTGTCGTCTCCAGGAGATCATCTGGGGTCCGGAGACCGTGGGTGACCGGCAGGcggggacagagctgggactgTGCCCCGCCCCAGATCGCTCTGACCCTGCGGAGCACTGCTCCCCAAgccgggaagggggagggaactGTCGCCGAGtccaccaccctcacctcccagcACAGAGCTACACACCAGACCCCCCCCATCCCCGCAGCCGGGCCTCACCTGGTGAGCTGGGTGCGAGTGCTGAAGTCCAGGGAGCGCATGGAACGGAGGACTTCGATGCAGCCCATGTACTGAGGGGAGAGAGCACAGGGTCAGCGCCAGCCCAGCAGAGCCCAGCTGGGGCCTGACCGTGGATCCCAGGCCTTCCCTCCAGCGAGCCCTCCGCCCTCCCCTCCCGCcaccctgggctccagcccccaCCTCTGTCCTTACGAGGCCCAGCCTGgttgccacagggcctttgcaccagcCAGCCCCAGCCGTCTCTTCCCCCCTCTATTAGTGGACTGGTTCTTTCCCCAGCTCCAGGCTCCCGGTCACCTCCTCAGAGCTGCCCTCCCCGACTGTAAGGGAGTTGTTCCCTGGAAGTGGTGGATTCCTCCAGGCTCAGTCCTGGCTGTTCATTTAACTGCCTGCTGTTCATTCTCTTTCTGCTCCACTAGAAGGTCAGCCCGGGAGGACTGGATGGTGGCGACCCTGTTCACTTCTGCGTCCCCAGGGTCCGGGACAGGGTCTGCGAGCAGGCGGGACAGAGGACGTCTGGCCCGCGAAGCCCAAAGCTTTGACTGTCTGACCTTTTCCAGGGAGAGTGTGCCCACCCCTGCTCAGATTACCATTTCCACGGAAGGTAATTCGGTAATTCAAAATCTCCAAGAGACGATGCTGAGGGACAGAGAAGGCAGGAACAGCCGgcggaggggtggggcagggtggccAGACGACGGCCACCAGCACCCTCCAACGTGCTGTCTGCACAGCTGGGAGGGAACCTGGCACAGCCATGTGCAGCGTCTGTCATATGATCTCATTGATGGGAAACGTCCAGGACAAGAAAATCCACAGGGACAGAGTGTGGGTtcgtggttgtcaggggctggggaggggcgtAGGGGGTGACAGCTAATGGGGACGGGGTTTTTTTTGGGtt
This genomic interval from Phocoena sinus isolate mPhoSin1 chromosome 3, mPhoSin1.pri, whole genome shotgun sequence contains the following:
- the SHC2 gene encoding SHC-transforming protein 2 isoform X2, with product MGCIEVLRSMRSLDFSTRTQLTREAINRLQEAVPGIRGSWKKKAPNKALASILGKSNLRFAGMSIAVSISIDGLNLSVPATHQRQPRDWWSLFGQIIASHHMQSISFASGGDTDMVDYVAYVAKDPINQRACHILECCEGLAQSVISTVGQAFELRFKQYLHSPPRVVVPPGRLTGPEDSAWGDEDEIEHSYYNRTPGKEPPLGGLVDSRLTPAQQPCAFGALGQGASPARRDARGPQWDVGPSAPPGDGYVQADPRGPRDYEDHLYVNTQGLDGPETLQPEDSPKKDLFDMRPFEDALRLHECSVAAGPAAAPLPVEDQWPSPPTRRAPIAPTEEQLRQEPWYHGQMSRRAAEKLLRVDGDFLVRDSVTNPGQYVLTGMHAGQPKHLLLVDPEGVVRTKDVLFESISHLIDYHLQNGQPIVAAESELHLRGVVRREP